A window from Opitutia bacterium ISCC 52 encodes these proteins:
- a CDS encoding sulfatase-like hydrolase/transferase: MVIRLIHLLIALGGLMSLNLTAENKPNIIVILADDIGFECLSSYGSEFYQTPHLDALAAGGARFTQAYSQPICTPSRVKIMSGKYNFRNHDGFATYPFEDATFAQVAKQNGYATAIAGKWQLSSGDLKGPERAGFDEYCLWHFSEPILPGADGGIPEPLPEPFTRKGSRYKSPKLFENGTLLADTDEKYGPDLVTDFLCDFIERKKNEPFLVYYPMMLVHSPFDPTPDSPDWEKKDPKRGNGEHYRDMVHFMDKMVGKITAKLEKENLRQDTLILFTGDNGTSVRITSPFPGRGEIRGGKGKMIDDGNRVPFIANWLGTIKPKSLVHSMVGFADFYPTIAELTGSKMPNQMDGKSILPLLKGNTGNARPWLFQSYSVHGPTTAPFRCFARDAEWKLYSDGSLYNVPNDWLEEHPVTGHEGEKARKKLQKILDQILKDVPRELIDWGSSD, translated from the coding sequence ATGGTTATACGATTAATACACCTTCTGATTGCCCTGGGCGGGTTGATGTCCCTGAACCTGACTGCGGAGAATAAGCCCAATATCATTGTCATCCTGGCCGATGACATAGGCTTTGAATGTTTAAGTAGCTATGGGAGTGAATTCTACCAAACACCCCATCTGGATGCACTGGCAGCGGGAGGAGCACGCTTCACACAGGCTTACTCGCAACCCATCTGCACACCTTCACGGGTGAAAATCATGAGCGGGAAATACAATTTCCGAAATCATGATGGTTTTGCCACTTACCCCTTCGAAGATGCCACGTTTGCGCAAGTGGCGAAGCAAAACGGATATGCAACTGCGATAGCCGGCAAATGGCAGCTCTCATCCGGCGATCTGAAAGGTCCGGAAAGAGCCGGATTCGATGAATACTGTTTGTGGCACTTTTCTGAACCGATACTTCCAGGTGCCGATGGTGGGATCCCCGAACCGTTACCAGAACCATTCACCAGGAAAGGTTCCCGCTACAAGTCGCCCAAACTCTTCGAAAACGGTACCCTATTGGCTGATACGGACGAAAAATATGGGCCCGATTTAGTAACGGACTTTTTATGCGATTTCATTGAGCGAAAGAAAAACGAACCTTTCCTCGTTTACTACCCCATGATGCTGGTTCACAGCCCCTTTGATCCAACCCCGGATAGTCCGGACTGGGAAAAGAAGGATCCAAAAAGAGGCAACGGAGAGCACTACCGGGACATGGTCCACTTCATGGATAAAATGGTCGGGAAAATCACGGCCAAGCTCGAGAAGGAAAACCTCCGCCAGGACACTCTGATACTATTTACCGGAGACAACGGAACCTCGGTGCGGATAACATCGCCTTTTCCAGGGCGAGGAGAAATTCGCGGTGGAAAAGGCAAAATGATCGATGATGGAAACCGGGTGCCTTTCATTGCCAATTGGCTGGGAACCATAAAACCGAAATCGCTTGTGCACTCCATGGTAGGATTTGCAGATTTTTACCCGACGATCGCAGAATTAACCGGTTCAAAAATGCCCAATCAAATGGATGGGAAAAGCATTCTTCCCTTGCTGAAAGGTAACACCGGCAATGCTCGCCCTTGGCTCTTCCAATCCTATTCTGTTCATGGACCCACCACAGCCCCCTTTCGCTGTTTTGCCCGGGACGCCGAATGGAAGCTCTATTCGGATGGCTCACTCTACAACGTACCGAATGACTGGTTAGAGGAACATCCGGTAACGGGACATGAAGGGGAAAAGGCCCGCAAAAAACTACAAAAAATCCTGGATCAGATACTAAAGGATGTTCCCAGAGAATTGATCGATTGGGGATCCTCCGATTGA
- a CDS encoding DNA cytosine methyltransferase yields the protein MIAHSTAKNKISEGTPYAKTMRVNGKVTFQAPSKGSLIINFKEALSLILATESATEFDIHVREELPAIVSHWLQNPKETPVLLDMSYRDKWLSVVRSHCELKVITFGFNMPKERKHPRPIHIDFSDLPFPPVAKPKFTFIDLFAGIGGFRIALQGLGGKCLFSSEWDRHAKETYFQNYGEVPFGDITKLSEKKLIENPVDILAGGFPCQPFSRAGVSARSSLGQEHGFSCETQGQLFFDVISMAKIHKPKILLLENVGNLLRHDGGHTFATIKDRIENDLGYHFFSSVYNTNVLVPQSRVRCIIVAFREKPPANWEMPTLQGEPLALGTILEDLHYDSKYTLSKKMWDGHIRRSKRNVDRGAGFTAYPKDLSKPSTTLVARYYKDGKECLIPQENHPDRIPRMLTQRECARLQGFPEEFEYHRSKVAAYKQFGNAVPVPLVSEVAKAVLPRL from the coding sequence ATGATTGCTCATTCAACTGCTAAAAATAAAATATCTGAGGGAACTCCTTACGCTAAAACCATGCGCGTTAATGGCAAGGTGACTTTTCAGGCTCCAAGCAAAGGCTCACTCATTATTAACTTTAAAGAAGCCCTTTCCCTTATCCTGGCCACTGAGTCCGCAACAGAGTTTGATATCCACGTGCGCGAAGAACTTCCCGCTATTGTTTCGCACTGGCTGCAAAATCCGAAAGAAACTCCCGTTCTCCTTGATATGTCGTACCGTGATAAATGGTTGTCGGTAGTCAGGAGTCACTGCGAATTGAAGGTAATAACATTCGGATTCAATATGCCTAAGGAGCGAAAACACCCTAGGCCAATTCATATCGATTTTTCTGATCTTCCGTTTCCCCCGGTCGCAAAGCCCAAATTTACTTTTATTGACTTGTTCGCAGGGATTGGAGGATTTCGAATAGCTCTTCAAGGGCTTGGCGGAAAATGTTTGTTTTCCTCGGAGTGGGATCGCCATGCGAAGGAGACTTATTTTCAGAATTATGGTGAAGTGCCATTTGGAGATATTACTAAGCTTAGTGAAAAAAAACTTATTGAAAACCCAGTTGATATTCTTGCTGGAGGCTTTCCATGCCAGCCGTTTAGCAGAGCTGGTGTTTCCGCAAGATCCTCTTTGGGGCAAGAGCATGGTTTCTCATGCGAGACGCAAGGACAGCTGTTCTTTGATGTCATCTCTATGGCTAAGATCCATAAGCCTAAAATTCTGCTGCTCGAGAATGTTGGTAACTTATTAAGGCATGATGGTGGCCATACATTTGCTACCATTAAAGATAGAATTGAGAATGATTTGGGTTACCACTTTTTTAGTTCTGTTTATAACACAAATGTCCTTGTTCCTCAAAGTCGTGTTCGTTGCATCATTGTTGCATTCAGGGAAAAACCACCAGCAAATTGGGAAATGCCGACGCTTCAAGGAGAACCATTGGCATTAGGAACGATTCTTGAAGACCTTCATTACGATTCGAAGTACACTCTCAGCAAAAAAATGTGGGACGGCCACATTCGTCGAAGTAAACGCAACGTGGACCGAGGTGCAGGGTTCACTGCTTATCCGAAAGATTTGAGTAAACCATCAACAACTCTTGTTGCTCGATATTATAAAGATGGCAAAGAGTGCCTAATTCCTCAGGAGAACCACCCTGATCGGATTCCACGAATGCTCACCCAGAGAGAATGTGCAAGATTACAAGGGTTTCCCGAAGAATTTGAATACCACCGGTCTAAGGTCGCTGCTTATAAGCAATTCGGAAATGCAGTTCCAGTTCCTCTGGTAAGTGAAGTGGCTAAAGCGGTATTACCTAGGCTGTGA
- a CDS encoding P27 family phage terminase small subunit, producing the protein MKGRPPTPSSVRNLTGIAKRKKDTPAKKKPKTSSLSTLPKPPKTLEKPGAEFWKTIGKACLNIGALTETDLTALELMCRCWDRLENACEQLGNKLLESGQFGDKKHVLLLIVQQEEDRISKYLVQFGCTPVARERITSEGLGADDPFGEFFDS; encoded by the coding sequence ATGAAAGGAAGACCGCCCACACCCAGTTCGGTTAGAAACCTAACCGGAATCGCCAAGCGTAAGAAAGACACGCCCGCCAAGAAAAAGCCGAAGACAAGTTCTCTTAGCACGTTGCCGAAACCGCCGAAGACGCTTGAGAAGCCCGGCGCGGAATTCTGGAAGACGATCGGCAAGGCGTGCCTCAACATCGGAGCCCTAACCGAAACCGACTTGACCGCACTTGAATTGATGTGCCGTTGTTGGGATCGATTAGAAAACGCATGCGAGCAATTAGGAAACAAGCTCTTGGAGTCCGGCCAGTTCGGAGACAAGAAGCACGTTTTGCTTTTGATTGTTCAGCAAGAGGAGGATCGGATTTCCAAGTATCTTGTTCAATTCGGCTGCACCCCCGTTGCACGCGAACGAATAACGAGCGAAGGACTGGGAGCGGATGATCCGTTCGGGGAATTCTTCGACTCATAA
- the raiA gene encoding ribosome-associated translation inhibitor RaiA yields the protein MPNPDVIITGRHINLTDSLKHIVHEKAEKLFNHDDQIIRFRVELEYNQNVTNLKEYIAKGHIEMRGPGLNVNAETEDLYKSVDEMVNKLDRMLRRKHRLSKVKRKDTHSVEIPADIPKVASA from the coding sequence ATGCCAAATCCTGACGTTATCATCACTGGTCGCCATATCAATCTCACTGATTCCCTGAAACACATCGTGCACGAAAAGGCCGAAAAGCTTTTTAATCACGATGATCAAATCATTCGATTTCGGGTCGAGCTCGAGTACAACCAGAACGTCACCAACCTCAAAGAATACATCGCCAAAGGTCACATCGAGATGCGCGGACCCGGCTTAAATGTTAACGCGGAAACCGAAGACCTCTACAAATCGGTCGATGAAATGGTCAATAAGCTGGACCGTATGCTTCGTCGCAAACACCGGCTCAGCAAGGTCAAACGCAAGGATACCCACAGTGTGGAAATCCCGGCCGATATACCCAAGGTCGCAAGCGCTTGA
- a CDS encoding RluA family pseudouridine synthase: MTKPASDGSGDKPELIDPNKFPSWIVEEDEGILAINKPGLIVCHPSKQGPWSSLIGASREYLQQELVHLVHRLDRETSGICLLAKDKLRARHSQMAFQNLQVTKEYLALLEGELEEPIDVNNHLAKDLESEVYIKQAVRKSRTSKRAETRFEPLLVRNGHTLVRVVPKTGRKHQIRIHAQHLGYPIVGDKIYGPDDRLYLEFIEQGYTSGMAGILGFYRQALHAHRVHFDAPEFKRSFTAPLVEDMAVEIKKRMNCSDEELAQLIG; encoded by the coding sequence ATGACTAAACCTGCTTCAGATGGTTCCGGTGATAAGCCAGAACTTATTGACCCAAATAAATTCCCTTCGTGGATTGTTGAGGAAGATGAGGGCATCCTGGCAATCAACAAACCCGGGTTGATTGTCTGTCATCCCTCTAAGCAAGGGCCTTGGTCCAGTTTGATTGGAGCTAGCCGCGAATATTTACAGCAGGAGCTTGTCCATTTGGTTCATCGCCTGGATCGGGAAACCAGTGGCATTTGCTTGCTGGCGAAGGACAAGCTTCGTGCTCGGCACTCACAGATGGCTTTTCAGAATCTGCAAGTAACCAAGGAGTATTTAGCCTTGCTTGAAGGGGAGCTGGAAGAGCCCATCGATGTGAACAATCATTTGGCCAAGGATTTGGAATCTGAAGTCTACATTAAGCAGGCTGTGAGGAAGTCTCGGACTTCAAAGCGTGCCGAGACCCGGTTTGAGCCGCTGCTCGTACGCAATGGTCACACATTAGTGAGAGTTGTTCCTAAAACGGGGAGGAAGCACCAGATCCGGATTCACGCGCAGCATCTGGGGTATCCTATTGTAGGGGATAAGATCTATGGTCCGGATGACCGGCTCTACCTGGAATTTATTGAGCAGGGTTATACGTCAGGTATGGCTGGAATCCTTGGGTTTTATCGGCAGGCTCTACATGCGCACCGTGTGCACTTCGACGCTCCGGAATTTAAACGTAGTTTCACCGCTCCTTTAGTGGAGGATATGGCCGTGGAAATTAAGAAGCGAATGAACTGTTCCGATGAGGAGCTTGCCCAGCTTATTGGCTGA
- a CDS encoding polyprenyl synthetase family protein: MNTYTIESLQARLAAPMANLTAFLNGQVEDFEPQIRFLVDYCLKNSGKRIRPSLVFLSGDGEDPKVLEKLVQVSAVVEMVHIATLVHDDILDGADKRRGQPTISSKYGQHTAVLLGDALFSHALHMASQFETVEVCRFVSRSTRRVCSGEILQTFRRGDWKLELDEYLEMLDMKTGELFSISTYLGGLLSGYSKAHCDTLRKFGSELGIAYQAYDDLTDFIGDESKIGKTLGTDLVTGKATLPLIQLFQIRNQSLTDQLTEALSTGNGTEVRRILESNGIYEAGITFVSDLWNKAVNTLDELPDTLPAKQNLTTISQLLREKLDELEQSHLPA, from the coding sequence GTGAATACCTATACTATAGAAAGTCTCCAAGCACGCTTGGCCGCACCCATGGCCAATTTGACCGCCTTCCTGAATGGTCAGGTAGAGGACTTTGAGCCACAGATACGTTTCCTGGTCGATTACTGCCTTAAAAACAGTGGTAAGCGCATTCGACCTTCGCTGGTCTTTCTCTCTGGCGATGGAGAAGATCCAAAAGTGCTAGAAAAGTTAGTTCAGGTATCGGCCGTTGTGGAGATGGTCCATATTGCCACCTTGGTTCACGATGATATTCTGGACGGCGCAGACAAACGCCGAGGACAACCTACGATAAGCTCCAAATACGGACAGCACACAGCGGTGCTGCTAGGGGATGCCTTATTTTCGCACGCCCTCCACATGGCCTCCCAATTCGAAACCGTGGAAGTCTGTCGCTTTGTATCCAGATCCACACGACGAGTTTGCTCAGGAGAGATCCTTCAAACGTTTCGACGTGGCGACTGGAAGCTCGAGCTCGACGAATATTTGGAGATGCTTGATATGAAAACGGGAGAGCTTTTCTCAATCTCTACCTATTTGGGAGGATTACTGTCTGGTTATTCCAAAGCACATTGCGATACCTTAAGAAAGTTTGGATCAGAACTGGGTATCGCTTACCAAGCCTATGATGATCTAACCGATTTCATAGGGGACGAATCAAAGATTGGGAAAACGCTAGGCACTGATTTAGTAACCGGCAAAGCCACCTTGCCCTTGATTCAGCTTTTCCAAATAAGAAACCAAAGCCTTACCGATCAACTGACGGAAGCATTGAGCACAGGGAATGGAACTGAAGTAAGAAGAATTCTTGAATCAAACGGCATCTATGAGGCAGGCATCACCTTTGTTTCGGACCTTTGGAATAAAGCCGTGAACACCCTGGACGAACTGCCAGACACCCTTCCTGCCAAACAAAATTTGACCACGATCAGTCAGTTGCTTCGAGAAAAGCTCGATGAGCTGGAACAATCCCATTTGCCAGCGTAA
- a CDS encoding acetolactate synthase — protein MEGLGDDPVVQFSVFLENKVGRLSEFTRLLAKNSIHLMAMTVLDTTDSSIVRIVVDDPDQASSVLFLEGYSFTQTVVLAVELISAEEVPAMLSSILAAEINVHYLYPFISRPADRSAVVMHLEDLDMAANVLQSNQFNVLCQSDISR, from the coding sequence ATGGAAGGTCTCGGTGATGATCCGGTCGTTCAATTCTCTGTTTTTCTTGAAAACAAGGTAGGTAGGCTCAGCGAGTTTACCCGCTTGCTGGCAAAGAATTCAATTCACCTCATGGCGATGACGGTCTTGGATACAACCGATAGTAGCATCGTCCGTATTGTTGTGGATGATCCTGATCAGGCTAGCTCCGTGCTCTTTCTCGAAGGTTATTCCTTTACCCAGACAGTCGTTTTGGCAGTTGAGCTAATCTCAGCGGAAGAGGTGCCCGCGATGCTCTCTAGTATTCTAGCTGCGGAGATCAACGTTCACTATCTTTATCCGTTCATTTCTCGTCCAGCTGACCGATCTGCGGTGGTCATGCATCTTGAGGACCTGGATATGGCTGCCAATGTACTGCAATCAAATCAGTTCAATGTGCTATGTCAGAGTGATATATCCCGTTAG
- a CDS encoding class I SAM-dependent methyltransferase, whose translation MTDTAHQAANYSLLASSYSFWEYLLLGRQLQRCRQTNIGEFASASKALLLGDGNGRFSTHLLTQFPEIQITSIDSSSSMLKQAKKRRGNARTKEDRIHNIQQNILECSVNHASFDVVVAQFFFDGFEQAQLELIAEKISGGLKPNGKLLVSEFHIPTDTRIGNWRARVTLRLLYSIFGLLTGLKPRRLADYQTVLSNSGFKMEKSVFLSQKTLVSQVFRKTSPIH comes from the coding sequence TTGACTGACACGGCCCATCAAGCTGCCAACTATTCATTACTAGCGAGCTCCTACTCATTCTGGGAGTACTTACTGCTGGGAAGGCAACTGCAGCGATGCCGCCAGACGAATATCGGCGAGTTTGCATCAGCAAGTAAGGCCTTACTTCTTGGGGACGGAAATGGACGCTTCTCAACACACCTGCTAACGCAATTTCCAGAGATTCAAATTACGTCCATTGACTCCAGTAGCTCAATGCTCAAGCAGGCCAAGAAGCGGAGAGGAAATGCCAGAACTAAAGAAGACCGCATTCACAACATTCAGCAAAATATCTTAGAGTGCTCTGTTAATCACGCGAGCTTTGATGTCGTGGTTGCACAATTCTTCTTCGATGGTTTCGAGCAAGCACAGCTTGAACTCATTGCGGAGAAAATAAGCGGAGGCCTAAAACCCAACGGGAAGCTCCTCGTTTCAGAGTTTCACATTCCAACGGATACTCGGATTGGAAATTGGAGAGCACGAGTCACTCTCAGACTACTATACTCAATATTTGGTCTGCTGACTGGTTTGAAACCCCGAAGACTAGCAGACTATCAAACTGTCTTATCCAATTCGGGATTTAAAATGGAAAAATCTGTGTTCCTGTCACAGAAAACGCTGGTCTCTCAAGTCTTTAGAAAAACAAGCCCTATCCACTAA
- a CDS encoding adenine phosphoribosyltransferase codes for MTLEELKSNVRTVVDWPEPGVRFRDVTPLFETPECFSTIVDAFCDHYQALGVDRIAGVDARGFVIGGAVANKMNLPFILVRKKGKLPFETVTENYSLEYGKATIEVHTDSATKGERIAIVDDLIATGGTLLAASNLFRRLNATVVEVSAVIDLPELGGSKLLAESGLKVMSLIEFSETE; via the coding sequence ATGACTCTGGAAGAACTCAAATCCAATGTAAGAACTGTCGTCGACTGGCCAGAACCCGGCGTACGATTTCGCGACGTAACTCCGCTTTTTGAAACACCTGAATGCTTCAGCACTATTGTGGATGCCTTTTGCGACCATTACCAAGCTTTAGGCGTAGATCGAATTGCAGGAGTGGATGCTCGAGGATTCGTCATTGGCGGAGCCGTAGCCAACAAAATGAACCTCCCTTTTATCCTGGTTCGGAAAAAAGGAAAACTTCCTTTCGAAACCGTCACCGAAAATTACTCTCTTGAATACGGCAAAGCGACCATCGAGGTACACACCGACTCAGCAACCAAAGGCGAACGCATTGCCATAGTAGATGACCTCATTGCCACTGGGGGAACACTCCTGGCTGCAAGTAACTTGTTTAGGCGTCTCAATGCAACCGTAGTGGAAGTCAGCGCGGTGATCGACTTACCAGAACTTGGTGGATCCAAATTGCTCGCGGAATCCGGATTGAAAGTAATGAGCCTCATTGAGTTTTCAGAAACAGAGTAA
- the sppA gene encoding signal peptide peptidase SppA, translated as MWRFIQNTFSSFLGTLLALFILGFGGFLLLLIVGLSFQQPVADIPDEAVLVVDLSMSINDKPPSVTFDQALQDAIAGSAVPQLGLRNLLNAIKYAKTDNAIKGIYLTGNLQSVNYGSGYAAVKELREALEDFKTTGKPIHAYVVNAMQRDYYVLSCANKVSMNPFGEMHFNGLGIEMMFYANAFEKWGIGAQPVRVGTFKAGIEPYVQDHMSEANREQTMVLIEGLWDSMASDVAESRGINPETLDELVGANRSFDAESAKAAGLVDELVYFDEILDELKRLAGDDSDERTFSQVDIASYIEAKPIHGDRDANDEIAVVYVEGVIVGGEGDSAQAGGDRIARRLRSIRLDDDVKAVVLRVNSPGGGAQASEIIQREIRLLKENKPVVASMGYVAASGGYWVSTYTNRIFAQENTITGSIGVYGLIFNVQEIANNLGITWDYAGTHDYAGSWTTTRPQTEVEIEQLEESTSWYYDQFLEKIADSRNMDVEYLDTVAQGRTWLGKDALDKGLVDEIGGLDDAIEHAAELAGLSEYKVVDHPRGNNLDEMLQALLEGQELDVSVDPATRLLRTFQRELDLLKSFNDPRGIYLLPEINFQFLK; from the coding sequence ATGTGGCGATTTATTCAAAACACCTTTAGCAGTTTCCTCGGAACGCTGCTCGCTCTTTTCATTCTCGGATTTGGAGGGTTCTTATTGCTCCTGATCGTGGGGCTTAGCTTTCAGCAGCCGGTAGCTGACATTCCGGACGAAGCGGTGCTGGTCGTGGATCTCTCGATGAGCATCAACGATAAGCCCCCTTCGGTTACCTTTGATCAGGCGTTACAGGATGCTATCGCAGGAAGTGCAGTTCCACAACTGGGTTTAAGGAACCTGCTCAATGCCATCAAGTATGCCAAAACGGATAATGCGATCAAGGGTATCTACCTGACCGGAAATCTACAATCGGTCAATTATGGCTCTGGCTACGCAGCGGTCAAAGAGCTGCGCGAAGCACTCGAAGACTTTAAAACTACCGGGAAACCGATTCATGCCTACGTTGTAAATGCCATGCAGCGCGATTATTACGTTCTCTCATGTGCCAACAAAGTGTCCATGAATCCTTTCGGCGAAATGCACTTCAATGGCTTGGGTATTGAGATGATGTTTTATGCGAACGCCTTTGAGAAATGGGGTATCGGGGCTCAACCGGTTCGTGTGGGTACGTTTAAAGCCGGGATTGAGCCGTATGTTCAAGATCATATGAGTGAAGCCAATCGGGAACAGACCATGGTATTGATCGAAGGTCTGTGGGATTCCATGGCGAGTGATGTTGCAGAATCACGTGGCATAAATCCTGAAACCTTGGATGAGCTCGTCGGTGCGAATCGATCGTTTGATGCTGAATCTGCCAAAGCAGCAGGTCTCGTTGACGAGCTGGTATATTTTGATGAGATTTTGGACGAATTAAAACGTTTAGCTGGAGACGACTCCGATGAACGCACTTTCAGTCAGGTCGATATTGCTTCCTACATTGAAGCGAAACCCATTCATGGTGACCGAGACGCGAACGACGAAATTGCTGTTGTTTATGTCGAAGGGGTTATCGTTGGTGGAGAAGGGGATTCGGCCCAAGCGGGGGGAGATCGGATTGCCCGTCGACTCAGAAGCATACGTCTCGACGACGACGTAAAAGCGGTAGTTCTCCGCGTGAATTCTCCAGGTGGAGGAGCCCAGGCATCTGAAATAATTCAGCGTGAAATTCGCCTGCTTAAAGAAAATAAACCTGTGGTAGCCTCAATGGGATATGTGGCAGCCAGTGGTGGTTATTGGGTATCCACTTATACAAACCGTATATTTGCGCAGGAAAATACCATTACCGGTTCTATCGGTGTTTATGGATTGATTTTTAATGTTCAGGAGATTGCCAATAACCTTGGTATCACTTGGGACTATGCCGGCACCCATGACTATGCCGGTAGTTGGACCACCACCCGTCCACAAACCGAGGTTGAAATTGAGCAACTCGAAGAGTCGACCTCATGGTATTATGATCAATTTCTCGAAAAGATTGCCGATTCTCGTAACATGGATGTCGAGTATCTAGACACCGTGGCTCAGGGCCGTACCTGGCTGGGGAAAGATGCCTTGGACAAAGGGCTGGTAGATGAAATTGGCGGACTCGATGATGCCATCGAGCATGCTGCGGAGTTAGCCGGACTGTCGGAATACAAAGTGGTTGATCATCCCCGTGGAAACAATCTCGACGAAATGCTTCAAGCTCTCCTGGAAGGCCAGGAGTTGGATGTGTCAGTGGATCCTGCCACGCGTCTGCTGCGGACCTTTCAGAGGGAGTTAGATTTGCTCAAGTCCTTCAATGATCCCCGTGGGATCTATCTACTGCCAGAGATCAATTTTCAGTTTTTGAAGTAG
- a CDS encoding DUF59 domain-containing protein, whose translation MAQTFTLTRDTKATLIPAGDVLSLKEGLEVQVTQALGGTVTVQANGGLYRIGSADLDALGEEGQAAFAEEEKETTVVPGEFSEDQVWESLKTCFDPEIPVNIVDLGLIYDLRGGEVAAGVHDVFVKMTLTAQGCGMGPSIAADAQQKIESLPSVRSAQVDIVWDPVWTPHMISDEGRKVLGLN comes from the coding sequence ATGGCGCAGACCTTTACACTCACTCGCGATACCAAGGCCACACTTATTCCAGCTGGAGACGTGTTATCTCTTAAAGAAGGCTTAGAAGTCCAAGTTACACAGGCACTAGGCGGCACTGTTACTGTGCAGGCCAATGGTGGACTGTATCGGATCGGTTCAGCTGATCTGGATGCCTTAGGTGAGGAGGGGCAGGCAGCATTCGCGGAAGAGGAAAAAGAAACAACGGTAGTTCCTGGCGAGTTCTCTGAAGACCAGGTATGGGAATCACTAAAGACCTGCTTCGACCCTGAGATTCCAGTCAATATTGTCGATCTGGGACTCATTTACGATTTGAGAGGTGGCGAAGTAGCAGCAGGCGTGCACGACGTATTTGTTAAAATGACCCTCACTGCACAAGGATGTGGTATGGGTCCGAGCATCGCCGCCGATGCCCAGCAAAAAATTGAAAGCCTTCCATCCGTCCGTTCTGCCCAGGTAGATATCGTATGGGACCCTGTCTGGACCCCCCATATGATCAGTGACGAAGGCCGTAAGGTTCTGGGGTTGAACTAG
- a CDS encoding DUF5069 domain-containing protein: MCSKIRLHASGDLPEDYFDMLGDGFDGRTCRYLWVEYDFVKKEVLSGKSNREVLEWYFEKGRRLTDEEILIYNSFMSKRGWRDDETEEFIPALMESYGVNPDPRLLTDFDIIEMDEGRYHPEQWREAWS, encoded by the coding sequence ATGTGCTCGAAGATTCGTCTGCATGCCTCAGGAGATTTGCCTGAGGATTACTTTGATATGCTTGGCGATGGTTTTGACGGCCGAACTTGCAGGTACCTTTGGGTCGAATACGATTTTGTTAAGAAGGAAGTGCTGTCCGGGAAGTCAAATCGAGAGGTACTTGAGTGGTATTTTGAAAAGGGACGTCGACTGACCGATGAGGAGATTCTGATCTACAATAGTTTTATGAGCAAGCGGGGCTGGCGTGACGATGAGACGGAGGAATTTATACCGGCGCTCATGGAGTCATACGGAGTAAATCCAGATCCAAGGTTGTTGACGGATTTCGACATCATCGAAATGGATGAGGGGCGCTACCATCCTGAGCAATGGCGCGAAGCCTGGTCTTAG
- a CDS encoding cupin domain-containing protein has protein sequence MSIPPIVNLDDVRESENFWGENQKYKRLRRHVSVALGSGKEGNPIHPFDVEMTRILPRHHNCPQHAHPHMDEFFIVVEGEGIMCRGDEEFPIKKGDCFYQPKGTYHRLFNTSETDHLVFFVIANEVEDPGVDILRY, from the coding sequence ATGTCTATTCCTCCAATCGTAAATTTAGATGATGTCCGAGAATCTGAAAATTTCTGGGGCGAGAACCAGAAGTACAAACGCCTTCGACGACATGTATCGGTAGCCTTGGGTTCTGGGAAAGAAGGTAATCCCATTCATCCCTTTGATGTAGAAATGACGAGGATTCTGCCTCGGCATCACAATTGTCCTCAACACGCCCATCCGCATATGGATGAATTTTTCATTGTCGTGGAAGGCGAAGGCATTATGTGTCGAGGCGACGAAGAATTCCCCATCAAAAAAGGTGACTGCTTTTACCAGCCGAAAGGCACCTATCATCGCCTGTTTAACACCAGCGAAACGGACCACCTGGTGTTCTTCGTCATTGCCAACGAAGTGGAAGATCCGGGTGTCGATATTTTGAGATACTGA
- a CDS encoding PLDc N-terminal domain-containing protein, with protein sequence MTLAFLQGLGPMEILIVLFLFGFIPLWISALISVARRTDLPSNLKILWIVFLIIFSFATPIVYWIVRLANRKKGIPDIKTFEQN encoded by the coding sequence ATGACACTCGCATTCCTTCAAGGCCTCGGGCCGATGGAAATCCTCATTGTATTGTTTCTTTTCGGTTTCATTCCTTTATGGATAAGTGCACTCATTAGTGTAGCTAGGAGAACAGATTTACCATCCAATTTAAAAATACTGTGGATCGTTTTTCTGATAATCTTTTCGTTCGCTACTCCTATCGTTTATTGGATTGTCCGATTGGCTAATCGTAAGAAGGGAATTCCAGACATTAAGACCTTCGAGCAGAATTAA